The Arachis duranensis cultivar V14167 chromosome 2, aradu.V14167.gnm2.J7QH, whole genome shotgun sequence genome has a window encoding:
- the LOC107473066 gene encoding uncharacterized protein LOC107473066, protein MAKSNDVTMATSKEGVGLLNPNPDKMLSVPVKKSDPVDLYRPLRDLVARKYSESDAEKVESVLETLNKCRSDMVERGDLSLPMQRDCLIHYFKCLCMVEPLFTADSDDSDGGIMFFWYDAFDPDYICVDGVSSHKSIQLEKAAVLFNLGAIYSQIGASCDRTTALGRHLAMDAFNAAAKFFSELWKVFAKDISATLDLTLLFTETLHQLFSAQASELKLQQQLDDDKSNNDASAAFQKHRCAHHLSKSVSKHYRRAYDLIICDSAAFKHVCSFDHTWIPHLHQKQKFFREEARQRKSFILPNSKRPKTSSLVQSCPLDHDAESITEKLVRGICRHSDLWTPKQQLIYLDLLLSEYSPFKIMDGGKLLANPWDMPPPYPTNFAILSSSSSSSSHLMAFPLKKCEPLDLYESLRSYVALKYSESEAERVEGLFKMVDKLRSEMQRDDLSLPIRRDCLIHYLKCLCMIEPLFPMNTSPNPPIFVWYNAFNPQQDSSQHNIHFEKASVLFNLGALSTQVALSCDLTTIQGHRLAKDALNDALHWFSKLSHEAEKASATIELSVNCANMLREIISAQIADLDWNFPHSCSVRSSSSPALLLYQKAYDLSTLEPLAETFVQSSIPQYLKMKTCPVVTDPGDITQQFLSGYGKVKSLLVEGCQPPCLDIKDGNLVANATLEAVRLALKEMNLQESKPPQ, encoded by the exons ATGGCCAAAAGCAACGACGTCACCATGGCCACGAGCAAGGAGGGTGTGGGATTGCTGAACCCGAACCCGGACAAGATGCTATCAGTCCCAGTGAAGAAGAGTGATCCGGTGGATCTGTACCGGCCGTTACGCGACTTGGTAGCGAGAAAATACTCAGAGAGCGATGCAGAGAAAGTTGAAAGCGTTCTGGAAACCCTAAACAAATGTCGCAGTGACATGGTGGAGCGAGGGGACCTCTCCCTTCCCATGCAACGTGATTGCCTCATCCACTACTTCAAATGCCTCTGCATGGTTGAGCCACTCTTCACCGCTGACTCCGACGACTCCGACGGCGGCATCATGTTTTTCTGGTACGACGCCTTCGACCCTGACTATATATGTGTGGATGGAGTCTCCTCCCATAAGAGTATCCAATTGGAGAAGGCTGCTGTTCTCTTCAACCTTGGCGCCATATACAGCCAGATTGGAGCCTCTTGCGACCGTACCACCGCCCTTGGCCGTCACCTTGCAATGGACGCCTTCAATGCCGCCGCCAAATTCTTCTCGGAACTCTGGAAGGTTTTCGCCAAGGACATCTCCGCCACCCTGGACTTGACTCTCCTCTTCACCGAGACGCTGCACCAGCTCTTCTCCGCTCAGGCTTCGGAGCTCAAATTACAGCAACAACTCGACGACGACAAAAGCAACAACGACGCCAGTGCCGCTTTCCAAAAACATCGATGTGCCCACCATTTGTCTAAATCG gTTTCTAAGCATTACCGTAGAGCATATGATCTGATAATATGTGATTCGGCTGCATTCAAACATGTCTGCTCATTTGACCACACTTGGATACCTCATCTTCATCAGAAGCAGAAATTCTTTCGGGAAGAGGCTCGTCAGAGGAAATCATTCATCCTACCCAATTCCAAGCGACCTAAAACATCCTCATTGGTACAATCTTGTCCTCTTGATCATGATGCAGAATCCATCACGGAAAAATTAGTTAGAGGGATTTGCAGGCACTCGGACCTCTGGACACCCAAGCAACAACTAATATACCTTGACCTCCTCCTCTCCGAGTACAGCCCTTTCAAGATTATGGATGGTGGAAAGCTGCTGGCTAACCCATGGGACATGCCTCCTCCTTATCCAACAAATTTTGCAATCCTCTCTTCGTCGTCTTCGTCTTCGTCACATCTTATGGCATTCCCTTTGAAGAAATGTGAGCCCTTGGACCTCTATGAGTCCCTTCGCAGTTATGTTGCCCTTAAATACTCCGAGAGCGAGGCAGAGAGAGTAGAAGGCCTTTTCAAAATGGTAGACAAATTGCGCAGTGAAATGCAGCGTGATGACCTCTCTCTACCCATTCGCCGTGACTGCCTCATCCACTATTTGAAATGCCTTTGCATGATTGAACCTTTGTTCCCCATGAATACCTCACCCAATCCACCTATCTTTGTTTGGTACAATGCATTCAACCCACAACAGGACTCTTCTCAGCACAACATCCATTTCGAGAAGGCCTCTGTTCTCTTCAACCTGGGAGCCCTCTCCACCCAAGTTGCTCTCTCCTGCGATCTCACCACCATCCAAGGCCATCGCCTTGCCAAGGACGCCTTAAATGATGCTTTGCATTGGTTCTCCAAACTGTCGCATGAGGCTGAGAAGGCATCTGCCACCATTGAATTGTCAGTAAACTGTGCCAACATGCTGCGTGAGATAATATCCGCACAGATTGCCGACTTGGACTGGAATTTTCCTCATTCCTGTTCTGTTCGATCATCATCATCTCCG GCTCTTCTGCTTTATCAGAAAGCTTATGATCTGTCGACACTTGAGCCTTTAGCTGAGACTTTTGTTCAATCCTCGATACCTCAATATCTGAAGATGAAAACCTGCCCTGTTGTAACTGATCCAGGTGATATCACTCAACAATTTCTTTCAGGGTATGGTAAGGTTAAATCCCTGCTTGTAGAGGGATGTCAACCACCATGCTTGGATATTAAGGATGGGAATCTTGTGGCCAATGCAACCTTAGAGGCAGTAAGGTTGGCATTGAAGGAGATGAACTTGCAGGAGTCCAAACCACCACAATAG
- the LOC107473067 gene encoding two-component response regulator-like APRR9 isoform X1: MDDEVQAFTVAAAQNDDGASTSRMKGEQIAKNEDCNGNGDSEEVIRWEKILARRVVRVLVVEADDSTRHVITAILRKCSYSVIAVSDGLKAWEVLKKKATDLDLILTEVDLPAISGFALITLIMEHDFCKNIPVIMMSSQDSVNMVLKCMLKGAVDFLIKPVRRNELKNLWRHVWRRHVIDKPPQTTTFPMEKLKTVSQDNSTSNQSSAFVASSQENNGCGENLSEAHSTCTLSFLEAENACMKKRQDASELKLSNVDVGHHEVNHESKSSKHNDEIVGLVSESAISNKSLKLTDLMIERDHCFAETKSQDGVLRAESSRANPNINVAIHGCTGSVVEPSRGVTDWMIDTFENIEKPINENCSYSGDNTTKSVSDTKMELLLRRDLSDSSCKHASEITEERQILKHSDTSAFSRYSGDKLLQPSFPLPLITSSKVTNNDQNSQESHKSSGNTLDTSCQYGSTGKNEENRSTLVIGQYGQFEPKSSSNECGLFPFSKATSDIKSKEQCNILSSTGQSSGNSLSSDAAKHKSSIAYESVGSGSDGNDTLNVVTKNNPETFSECVRQNYDGFGGTNFHHFSQRQAALTKFRLKRKQRSYGKKVRYETRQRLAEQRPRVKGQFVRKVLDGDPVPDAGGNS; the protein is encoded by the exons ATGGATGATGAGGTTCAAGCTTTTACCGTTGCTGCTGCTCAGAACGATGACGGTGCAAGCACATCCAGAATGAAAGGGGAGCAAATCGCGAAAAACGAGGACTGTAACGGTAACGGTGACAGTGAGGAAGTGATAAGGTGGGAGAAGATTCTGGCGCGGAGGGTGGTTAGGGTTTTGGTGGTTGAAGCTGATGACTCTACCCGCCACGTCATCACTGCCATTCTTCGAAAATGCAGTTATTCAg TTATTGCTGTTTCTGATGGATTAAAGGCATGGGAAGTATTGAAGAAGAAAGCAACAGACCTAGATCTCATCTTAACAGAAGTGGATTTGCCCGCAATATCCGGATTTGCACTCATTACTTTAATCATGGAGCATGATTTTTGTAAAAACATTCCTGTCATAA TGATGTCTTCTCAAGATTCGGTTAACATGGTGTTGAAATGCATGCTAAAAGGTGCAGTCGATTTTCTTATAAAACCTGTTCGGAGGAATGAGCTTAAGAACTTATGGCGGCATGTGTGGAGAAGGCACGTG ATTGACAAACCCCCTCAAACTACGACATTTCCAATGGAAAAACTTAAGACTGTTTCGCAAGACAATTCTACAAGCAATCAGTCTAGTGCTTTTGTGGCTTCTTCGCAAGAAAATAATGGATGTGGTGAAAATTTGAGTGAAGCTCAT AGCACTTGCACTTTGTCATTTTTGGAAGCTGAGAACGCATGCATGAAAAAACGGCAAGATGCCTCTGAATTGAAATTGAGTAATGTTGATGTGGGGCACCATGAGGTCAACCATGAAAGTAAATCAAGTAAGCATAATGATGAAATAG TGGGACTCGTATCAGAGTCTGCAATCAGCAACAAATCTCTTAAATTGACAGATTTAATGATAGAAAGAGACCATTGTTTTGCTGAAACCAAAAGCCAAGATGGAGTTCTAAGAGCTGAATCAAGCAGAGCCAATCCTAATATTAATGTAGCGATTCATGGTTGTACCGGTTCAGTGGTGGAGCCCTCTAGAGGAGTTACTGACTGGATGATTGACACATTTGAGAATATCGAAAAACCTATCAATGAAAACTGTAGTTATAGTGGTGATAATACAACCAAGTCTGTTTCAGATACAAAAATGGAACTTTTGTTAAGAAGAGATCTTTCTGATAGCTCATGTAAACATGCTAGTGAGATAACTGAGGAAAGACAAATATTGAAACATTCGGACACGTCTGCTTTTTCTAG GTATAGCGGTGATAAATTGTTGCAGCCTTCTTTTCCGTTACCTTTGATTACCTCTTCCAAAGTAACCAACAATGATCAAAATTCTCAAGAATCTCATAAATCATCTGGAAATACTCTAGATACTTCTTGTCAGTATGGAAGCACAGGCAAAAATGAAGAGAACAGGTCCACTCTGGTCATTGGTCAGTATGGACAATTCGAACCAAAATCATCAAGCAATGAATGTGGACTCTTCCCTTTCAGCAAGGCTACTTCTGATATTAAGTCTAAGGAACAATGTAACATTCTATCCTCTACCGGACAGAGTTCGGGTAATAGTTTATCTTCTGATGCTGCAAAACATAAAAGTAGTATCGCCTATGAAAGCGTAGGCAGTGGAAGTGATGGAAATGATACTTTGAATGTGGTAACCAAGAACAATCCTGAAACTTTTAGCGAGTGTGTTCGCCAAAACTATGATGGATTTGGAGGAACAAACTTTCATCACTTTAGTCAAAGACAAGCGGCCCTAACAAAGTTTCGACTAAAGCGAAAACAGAGATCCTATGGGAAAAAG GTTCGATACGAAACCAGGCAAAGATTGGCCGAGCAGCGCCCTCGAGTGAAAGGGCAGTTTGTCCGTAAAGTACTAGATGGTGATCCAGTACCTGACGCTGGTGGCAATTCGTAA
- the LOC107473067 gene encoding two-component response regulator-like APRR9 isoform X2, with protein sequence MDDEVQAFTVAAAQNDDGASTSRMKGEQIAKNEDCNGNGDSEEVIRWEKILARRVVRVLVVEADDSTRHVITAILRKCSYSVIAVSDGLKAWEVLKKKATDLDLILTEVDLPAISGFALITLIMEHDFCKNIPVIMMSSQDSVNMVLKCMLKGAVDFLIKPVRRNELKNLWRHVWRRHVIDKPPQTTTFPMEKLKTVSQDNSTSNQSSAFVASSQENNGCGENLSEAHSTCTLSFLEAENACMKKRQDASELKLSNVDVGHHEVNHESKSSKHNDEIDLMIERDHCFAETKSQDGVLRAESSRANPNINVAIHGCTGSVVEPSRGVTDWMIDTFENIEKPINENCSYSGDNTTKSVSDTKMELLLRRDLSDSSCKHASEITEERQILKHSDTSAFSRYSGDKLLQPSFPLPLITSSKVTNNDQNSQESHKSSGNTLDTSCQYGSTGKNEENRSTLVIGQYGQFEPKSSSNECGLFPFSKATSDIKSKEQCNILSSTGQSSGNSLSSDAAKHKSSIAYESVGSGSDGNDTLNVVTKNNPETFSECVRQNYDGFGGTNFHHFSQRQAALTKFRLKRKQRSYGKKVRYETRQRLAEQRPRVKGQFVRKVLDGDPVPDAGGNS encoded by the exons ATGGATGATGAGGTTCAAGCTTTTACCGTTGCTGCTGCTCAGAACGATGACGGTGCAAGCACATCCAGAATGAAAGGGGAGCAAATCGCGAAAAACGAGGACTGTAACGGTAACGGTGACAGTGAGGAAGTGATAAGGTGGGAGAAGATTCTGGCGCGGAGGGTGGTTAGGGTTTTGGTGGTTGAAGCTGATGACTCTACCCGCCACGTCATCACTGCCATTCTTCGAAAATGCAGTTATTCAg TTATTGCTGTTTCTGATGGATTAAAGGCATGGGAAGTATTGAAGAAGAAAGCAACAGACCTAGATCTCATCTTAACAGAAGTGGATTTGCCCGCAATATCCGGATTTGCACTCATTACTTTAATCATGGAGCATGATTTTTGTAAAAACATTCCTGTCATAA TGATGTCTTCTCAAGATTCGGTTAACATGGTGTTGAAATGCATGCTAAAAGGTGCAGTCGATTTTCTTATAAAACCTGTTCGGAGGAATGAGCTTAAGAACTTATGGCGGCATGTGTGGAGAAGGCACGTG ATTGACAAACCCCCTCAAACTACGACATTTCCAATGGAAAAACTTAAGACTGTTTCGCAAGACAATTCTACAAGCAATCAGTCTAGTGCTTTTGTGGCTTCTTCGCAAGAAAATAATGGATGTGGTGAAAATTTGAGTGAAGCTCAT AGCACTTGCACTTTGTCATTTTTGGAAGCTGAGAACGCATGCATGAAAAAACGGCAAGATGCCTCTGAATTGAAATTGAGTAATGTTGATGTGGGGCACCATGAGGTCAACCATGAAAGTAAATCAAGTAAGCATAATGATGAAATAG ATTTAATGATAGAAAGAGACCATTGTTTTGCTGAAACCAAAAGCCAAGATGGAGTTCTAAGAGCTGAATCAAGCAGAGCCAATCCTAATATTAATGTAGCGATTCATGGTTGTACCGGTTCAGTGGTGGAGCCCTCTAGAGGAGTTACTGACTGGATGATTGACACATTTGAGAATATCGAAAAACCTATCAATGAAAACTGTAGTTATAGTGGTGATAATACAACCAAGTCTGTTTCAGATACAAAAATGGAACTTTTGTTAAGAAGAGATCTTTCTGATAGCTCATGTAAACATGCTAGTGAGATAACTGAGGAAAGACAAATATTGAAACATTCGGACACGTCTGCTTTTTCTAG GTATAGCGGTGATAAATTGTTGCAGCCTTCTTTTCCGTTACCTTTGATTACCTCTTCCAAAGTAACCAACAATGATCAAAATTCTCAAGAATCTCATAAATCATCTGGAAATACTCTAGATACTTCTTGTCAGTATGGAAGCACAGGCAAAAATGAAGAGAACAGGTCCACTCTGGTCATTGGTCAGTATGGACAATTCGAACCAAAATCATCAAGCAATGAATGTGGACTCTTCCCTTTCAGCAAGGCTACTTCTGATATTAAGTCTAAGGAACAATGTAACATTCTATCCTCTACCGGACAGAGTTCGGGTAATAGTTTATCTTCTGATGCTGCAAAACATAAAAGTAGTATCGCCTATGAAAGCGTAGGCAGTGGAAGTGATGGAAATGATACTTTGAATGTGGTAACCAAGAACAATCCTGAAACTTTTAGCGAGTGTGTTCGCCAAAACTATGATGGATTTGGAGGAACAAACTTTCATCACTTTAGTCAAAGACAAGCGGCCCTAACAAAGTTTCGACTAAAGCGAAAACAGAGATCCTATGGGAAAAAG GTTCGATACGAAACCAGGCAAAGATTGGCCGAGCAGCGCCCTCGAGTGAAAGGGCAGTTTGTCCGTAAAGTACTAGATGGTGATCCAGTACCTGACGCTGGTGGCAATTCGTAA
- the LOC107473067 gene encoding two-component response regulator-like APRR9 isoform X3, whose translation MKGEQIAKNEDCNGNGDSEEVIRWEKILARRVVRVLVVEADDSTRHVITAILRKCSYSVIAVSDGLKAWEVLKKKATDLDLILTEVDLPAISGFALITLIMEHDFCKNIPVIMMSSQDSVNMVLKCMLKGAVDFLIKPVRRNELKNLWRHVWRRHVIDKPPQTTTFPMEKLKTVSQDNSTSNQSSAFVASSQENNGCGENLSEAHSTCTLSFLEAENACMKKRQDASELKLSNVDVGHHEVNHESKSSKHNDEIVGLVSESAISNKSLKLTDLMIERDHCFAETKSQDGVLRAESSRANPNINVAIHGCTGSVVEPSRGVTDWMIDTFENIEKPINENCSYSGDNTTKSVSDTKMELLLRRDLSDSSCKHASEITEERQILKHSDTSAFSRYSGDKLLQPSFPLPLITSSKVTNNDQNSQESHKSSGNTLDTSCQYGSTGKNEENRSTLVIGQYGQFEPKSSSNECGLFPFSKATSDIKSKEQCNILSSTGQSSGNSLSSDAAKHKSSIAYESVGSGSDGNDTLNVVTKNNPETFSECVRQNYDGFGGTNFHHFSQRQAALTKFRLKRKQRSYGKKVRYETRQRLAEQRPRVKGQFVRKVLDGDPVPDAGGNS comes from the exons ATGAAAGGGGAGCAAATCGCGAAAAACGAGGACTGTAACGGTAACGGTGACAGTGAGGAAGTGATAAGGTGGGAGAAGATTCTGGCGCGGAGGGTGGTTAGGGTTTTGGTGGTTGAAGCTGATGACTCTACCCGCCACGTCATCACTGCCATTCTTCGAAAATGCAGTTATTCAg TTATTGCTGTTTCTGATGGATTAAAGGCATGGGAAGTATTGAAGAAGAAAGCAACAGACCTAGATCTCATCTTAACAGAAGTGGATTTGCCCGCAATATCCGGATTTGCACTCATTACTTTAATCATGGAGCATGATTTTTGTAAAAACATTCCTGTCATAA TGATGTCTTCTCAAGATTCGGTTAACATGGTGTTGAAATGCATGCTAAAAGGTGCAGTCGATTTTCTTATAAAACCTGTTCGGAGGAATGAGCTTAAGAACTTATGGCGGCATGTGTGGAGAAGGCACGTG ATTGACAAACCCCCTCAAACTACGACATTTCCAATGGAAAAACTTAAGACTGTTTCGCAAGACAATTCTACAAGCAATCAGTCTAGTGCTTTTGTGGCTTCTTCGCAAGAAAATAATGGATGTGGTGAAAATTTGAGTGAAGCTCAT AGCACTTGCACTTTGTCATTTTTGGAAGCTGAGAACGCATGCATGAAAAAACGGCAAGATGCCTCTGAATTGAAATTGAGTAATGTTGATGTGGGGCACCATGAGGTCAACCATGAAAGTAAATCAAGTAAGCATAATGATGAAATAG TGGGACTCGTATCAGAGTCTGCAATCAGCAACAAATCTCTTAAATTGACAGATTTAATGATAGAAAGAGACCATTGTTTTGCTGAAACCAAAAGCCAAGATGGAGTTCTAAGAGCTGAATCAAGCAGAGCCAATCCTAATATTAATGTAGCGATTCATGGTTGTACCGGTTCAGTGGTGGAGCCCTCTAGAGGAGTTACTGACTGGATGATTGACACATTTGAGAATATCGAAAAACCTATCAATGAAAACTGTAGTTATAGTGGTGATAATACAACCAAGTCTGTTTCAGATACAAAAATGGAACTTTTGTTAAGAAGAGATCTTTCTGATAGCTCATGTAAACATGCTAGTGAGATAACTGAGGAAAGACAAATATTGAAACATTCGGACACGTCTGCTTTTTCTAG GTATAGCGGTGATAAATTGTTGCAGCCTTCTTTTCCGTTACCTTTGATTACCTCTTCCAAAGTAACCAACAATGATCAAAATTCTCAAGAATCTCATAAATCATCTGGAAATACTCTAGATACTTCTTGTCAGTATGGAAGCACAGGCAAAAATGAAGAGAACAGGTCCACTCTGGTCATTGGTCAGTATGGACAATTCGAACCAAAATCATCAAGCAATGAATGTGGACTCTTCCCTTTCAGCAAGGCTACTTCTGATATTAAGTCTAAGGAACAATGTAACATTCTATCCTCTACCGGACAGAGTTCGGGTAATAGTTTATCTTCTGATGCTGCAAAACATAAAAGTAGTATCGCCTATGAAAGCGTAGGCAGTGGAAGTGATGGAAATGATACTTTGAATGTGGTAACCAAGAACAATCCTGAAACTTTTAGCGAGTGTGTTCGCCAAAACTATGATGGATTTGGAGGAACAAACTTTCATCACTTTAGTCAAAGACAAGCGGCCCTAACAAAGTTTCGACTAAAGCGAAAACAGAGATCCTATGGGAAAAAG GTTCGATACGAAACCAGGCAAAGATTGGCCGAGCAGCGCCCTCGAGTGAAAGGGCAGTTTGTCCGTAAAGTACTAGATGGTGATCCAGTACCTGACGCTGGTGGCAATTCGTAA
- the LOC107473069 gene encoding NDR1/HIN1-like protein 12: MTEHRPHHQIQTDDDDEPTHHHQRQHGHPHFQPKMNPHQRNMHMEKPNMANPRYYAPMNRPKREHYLCLIITLLLLGIIILIIWLAYHPTKPHFTVASAAIFGLNATSPPLLAVTMQFSILIRNPNRRVSIYFDNLNAFASYRDQPITPRVMLPPLYLEKHSTVALSPVIGGSPVPVSPEVSNGLIQDAGYGVVGLKLALLGRLKWKAGDIRSAHYSIYVKCDMLVGLKKGFVGQVPLLGSPICNVDM; this comes from the coding sequence ATGACAGAACATCGTCctcatcatcaaattcaaaccgatgatgatgatgaaccaACCCATCACCACCAACGCCAACATGGTCATCCCCATTTCCAACCCAAAATGAACCCTCATCAGAGGAACATGCACATGGAAAAGCCTAACATGGCTAATCCTCGCTACTATGCTCCCATGAATCGTCCGAAGCGTGAACATTACCTTTGCCTTATTATCACCCTCCTCTTACTTGGCATCATAATCCTCATCATCTGGCTTGCCTACCACCCAACCAAACCCCACTTCACGGTGGCCAGCGCAGCCATCTTCGGCCTCAATGCAACATCGCCACCCCTTTTGGCCGTCACCATGCAATTTTCAATCCTTATAAGGAACCCTAACCGGCGTGTCTCGATCTATTTTGACAATCTCAATGCATTTGCATCCTACAGGGACCAACCAATCACACCACGTGTAATGCTACCACCACTTTACCTAGAGAAGCATAGCACAGTGGCACTATCCCCGGTTATCGGAGGGTCGCCAGTGCCAGTTTCGCCAGAGGTGTCAAACGGGTTAATCCAAGATGCAGGTTATGGTGTGGTTGGCCTTAAGCTTGCACTCCTTGGAAGATTGAAGTGGAAAGCTGGTGACATAAGGTCAGCACATTATAGTATCTATGTCAAGTGTGACATGTTGGTGGGTTTGAAGAAAGGTTTTGTGGGACAAGTTCCTCTTCTTGGATCTCCTATCTGTAATGTAGATATGTAA